The following proteins are co-located in the Spea bombifrons isolate aSpeBom1 chromosome 3, aSpeBom1.2.pri, whole genome shotgun sequence genome:
- the AMMECR1L gene encoding AMMECR1-like protein, translating to MGKRRCVSSAENKPSSGCCGVKKQKLCPSSASSVQPSAQHNCQPPEDKTVGPGALTPLSRPNGTTSGREQLVVTAEMGCYCFDVLYCHLHGFPQPRLPRFTNDPYPLFVTWKAGRDKRLRGCIGTFSAMNLHSGLREYTLTSALKDSRFPPLTREELPKLSCSVSLLTNFEDVGDFLDWEIGVHGIRIEFVNEKGIKRTATYLPEVAKEQDWDQIQTIDSLLRKGGFKAPITNEFRKSIKLTRYRSEKVTISYMEYMASRQPAQQNGTVHAPSLYTHYS from the exons ATGGGGAAGAGACGCTGCGTGTCGTCTGCTGAGAACAAGCCATCTTCAGGGTGCTGTGGAGTGAAGAAACAGAAACTGTGCCCTTCTTCTGCAAGCAGTGTCCAGCCCTCTGCCCAGCATAACTGCCAGCCTCCTGAGGACAAGACGGTGGGGCCAGGCGCCCTTACCCCGCTCTCCCGGCCCAACGGGACCACAAGTGGCAGGGAGCAGTTGGTGGTGACAGCTGAAATGGGATGCTATTGCTTTGATGTTCTCTACTGTCACCTGCATGGCTTCCCACAGCCGCGCCTGCCGCGTTTTACCAATGACCCCTA TCCTTTATTTGTCACATGGAAGGCTGGACGTGACAAACGTCTCCGTGGCTGTATTGGGACATTCTCTGCCATGAACCTCCACTCAGGACTCAGGGAATACACCTTAACCAG TGCACTTAAGGACAGTCGCTTCCCTCCGCTCACCCGCGAGGAGCTGCCCAAGCTGTCTTGCTCAGTCTCTCTGCTCACCAACTTTGAGGATGTTGGCGATTTTCTAGACTGGGAG ATAGGAGTCCATGGGATCCGAATTGAATTTGTTAACGAGAAAGGAATAAAACGCACAGCCACTTACCTGCCAGAAGTTGCCAAGGAGCAAG ACTGGGATCAGATACAGACAATAGACTCTCTGCTCAGGAAAGGCGGCTTCAAGGCTCCAATTACCAACGAGTTTAGAAAAAGCATCAAACTCACAAG GTACCGCAGCGAGAAGGTGACAATCAGTTACATGGAATATATGGCTTCTCGCCAGCCAGCACAGCAGAACGGCACTGTGCATGCACCATCTCTTTATACTCATTACTCCTGA